A part of Salmo salar chromosome ssa18, Ssal_v3.1, whole genome shotgun sequence genomic DNA contains:
- the pdlim1 gene encoding PDZ and LIM domain protein 1 (The RefSeq protein has 1 substitution compared to this genomic sequence): MPLRVVVQGPGPWGFRLVGGKDFEQPLTISRITPGSKAAQANLCVGDQILAIDGEPTESMTHLQAQNKIKGCLEEMILSIDRSETKIWSPLSSEDGKTNPYKMNLASEPQEVKPIGSAHNRSALPFAGFGPKVVTNQYNNPAGLYSSENIKDFNTAVDDVKTIATAANEPSNIPTVADSEVYKMLQENQEADEPPRQSASFKVLQEILESDPDKPSGFRSVKAPAAKMVSTVGNANKLPICDKCGSGIVGMVVKLRDKFRHPECYTCSNCDVNLKQKGHFFVEDQIYCEKHARERVTPPEGYDVVTVFPK, from the exons ATGCCTCTACGAGTTGTCGTGCAAGGTCCTGGACCTTGGGGATTCCGTCTAGTTGGTGGGAAGGATTTTGAACAACCTTTGACTATCTCGCGG ATCACCCCTGGCAGTAAGGCTGCCCAGGCCAATCTGAGTGTCGGTGATCAGATCCTGGCCATTGATGGCGAACCCACTGAGAGCATGACTCACCTGCAGGCACAGAACAAGATCAAGGGCTGCCTAGAGGAAATGATCCTCTCTATCGACAG ATCAGAAACTAAAATCTGGTCACCGCTCTCTTCTGAGGATGGAAAGACCAACCCTTACAAGATGAATCTTGCATCTGAGCCGCAG GAGGTGAAACCCATAGGTTCCGCCCACAACAGGAGCGCCCTGCCATTCGCTGGGTTTGGCCCCAAGGTGGTAACCAATCAGTACAACAACCCTGCCGGTCTGTACTCCTCCGAGAACATCAAGGACTTTAACACGGCCGTGGATGACGTGAAAACCATTGCCACTGCTGCTAACGAGCCCAGCAACAT CCCAACAGTGGCAGACTCGGAGGTCTACAAAATGCTGCAGGAAAACCAAGAGGCTGATGAGCCTCCTCGACAGTCCGCTTCATTCAAGGTGCTGCAGGAGATTCTGGAGTCAG ATCCTGATAAGCCCTCTGGGTTTAGGAGTGTGAAAGCACCCGCCGCAAAAATGGTCTCAACAGTGGGAAATGCAAACAAGTTACCAATCTGTGACAAATGTGGATCAGGGATTGT AGGGATGGTTGTCAAGTTGCGGGACAAGTTTCGTCACCCCGAGTGCTACACCTGCTCCAATTGTGACGTCAACCTGAAACAGAAGGGACATTTCTTCGTGGAGGACCAGATCTACTGCGAGAAACATGCACGCGAGCGAGTGACTCCACCCGAAGGCTATGACGTGGTCACAGTCTTCCCCAAGTAG